In Sphaeramia orbicularis chromosome 14, fSphaOr1.1, whole genome shotgun sequence, the following are encoded in one genomic region:
- the eva1c gene encoding protein eva-1 homolog C isoform X2, with protein sequence MRVMSWTRPFHGLDWSHSLFYLTLLLWTRRMSGLADFSNYLSRIITSHSAHACDGQPLRLHCPRHSTISIQSAFYGSGEARLCRADPDPPLRDHNHSCSAFTALQKLLSECQSHRDCQLPVTHLLFGRDPCPGTTKYLHVDYKCKPTEHKRQVACDGETMVLRCKPPRVLNIYAAVYGRGLGQTDTCPSQLTRPPPFECLNHEALHLVSKSCYSKQKCAVAVSNQTFRDPCFPGTRKYLSVIYSCVPQNLLREADPSIFSSTSSPSVETEKDLKEPSPKGSPKPDTSGAMMSNSLLTYAFIKEHPEMAALLFTSSVCVGLLLTLLALSVRVTCQWRSPRDHRLTSRSHRQTTGSQEDDDDEDDDEDEEEEREDDEEGTESSLISAIERKAIQGWEEVTYVCEAAERAERIERREMIIQEIWMNAYLNGS encoded by the exons ATTACCTCTCCAGAATCATCACCAGTCACTCTGCTCACGCGTGTGACGGACAGCCTTTACGCCTTCACTGTCCACGTCACTCCACCATCTCCATCCAGTCCGCTTTCTATGGCAGCGGTGAGGCCAGGCTGTGCAGAGCAGACCCGGACCCTCCACTGAGAGACCACAACCACAGCTGTTCAGCTTTTACTGCTCTACAG AAGCTGCTGTCAGAGTGTCAGAGCCATAGAGACTGCCAACTGCCTGTCACCCACCTGCTGTTTGGGCGAGACCCTTGCCCTGGCACCACCAAATACCTCCATGTGGACTACAAGTGTAAACCCA CTGAACACAAAAGACAAGTGGCATGTGACGGAGAAACCATGGTCCTGCGCTGTAAGCCCCCCAGGGTGCTGAACATCTACGCAGCTGTCTATGGCAGAGGCCTGGGCCAAACTGACACCTGCCCCTCACAACTGACAAGACCACCCCCATTTG AGTGTCTGAACCATGAAGCCTTGCATTTAGTGTCTAAGTCCTGCTACAGCAAACAGAAATGTGCCGTTGCCGTCAGCAACCAAACTTTTAGGGACCCCTGCTTTCCAGGAACCAGGAAGTACCTCAGTGTCATCTATTCATGTG TACCGCAGAATTTACTAAGGGAAGCAGACCCGAGCATATTCAGCTCCACGTCTTCGCCTTCTGTGGAAACTGAAAAAG ATCTGAAGGAACCTTCTCCCAAAGGTTCACCAAAGCCAGACACCTCAGGAGCTATGATGAGCAACTCTCTCCTAACTTATGCTTTCATCAAAG AGCATCCAGAGATGGCAGCGTTATTGTTCACGTCCAGCGTGTGTGTTGGTCTTCTGCTCACACTGTTGGCTCTGTCGGTCCGAGTTACCTGCCAGTGGCGCTCACCCCGAGACCACAGACTCACATCCAGATCTCACAGGCAGACCACCGGCTCCcaagaggatgatgatgatgaggatgatgatgaggatgaagaagaggaaagagaagATGATGAAGAGGGAACAGAGAGCTCTTTAATCTCTGCCATAGAGAGGAAGGCGATCCAAGGTTGGGAGGAGGTGACTTATGTGTGCGAGGCGGCGGAGCGGGCTGAGAGGATCGAGCGCAGAGAAATGATCATACAGGAGATTTGGATGAACGCTTATCTCAACGGCAGCTAA
- the eva1c gene encoding protein eva-1 homolog C isoform X1, whose product MRVMSWTRPFHGLDWSHSLFYLTLLLWTRRMSGLADFSNYLSRIITSHSAHACDGQPLRLHCPRHSTISIQSAFYGSGEARLCRADPDPPLRDHNHSCSAFTALQKLLSECQSHRDCQLPVTHLLFGRDPCPGTTKYLHVDYKCKPTEHKRQVACDGETMVLRCKPPRVLNIYAAVYGRGLGQTDTCPSQLTRPPPFECLNHEALHLVSKSCYSKQKCAVAVSNQTFRDPCFPGTRKYLSVIYSCVPQNLLREADPSIFSSTSSPSVETEKGDVIMQFAVVSGFPVAFFLRFSPPADLKEPSPKGSPKPDTSGAMMSNSLLTYAFIKEHPEMAALLFTSSVCVGLLLTLLALSVRVTCQWRSPRDHRLTSRSHRQTTGSQEDDDDEDDDEDEEEEREDDEEGTESSLISAIERKAIQGWEEVTYVCEAAERAERIERREMIIQEIWMNAYLNGS is encoded by the exons ATTACCTCTCCAGAATCATCACCAGTCACTCTGCTCACGCGTGTGACGGACAGCCTTTACGCCTTCACTGTCCACGTCACTCCACCATCTCCATCCAGTCCGCTTTCTATGGCAGCGGTGAGGCCAGGCTGTGCAGAGCAGACCCGGACCCTCCACTGAGAGACCACAACCACAGCTGTTCAGCTTTTACTGCTCTACAG AAGCTGCTGTCAGAGTGTCAGAGCCATAGAGACTGCCAACTGCCTGTCACCCACCTGCTGTTTGGGCGAGACCCTTGCCCTGGCACCACCAAATACCTCCATGTGGACTACAAGTGTAAACCCA CTGAACACAAAAGACAAGTGGCATGTGACGGAGAAACCATGGTCCTGCGCTGTAAGCCCCCCAGGGTGCTGAACATCTACGCAGCTGTCTATGGCAGAGGCCTGGGCCAAACTGACACCTGCCCCTCACAACTGACAAGACCACCCCCATTTG AGTGTCTGAACCATGAAGCCTTGCATTTAGTGTCTAAGTCCTGCTACAGCAAACAGAAATGTGCCGTTGCCGTCAGCAACCAAACTTTTAGGGACCCCTGCTTTCCAGGAACCAGGAAGTACCTCAGTGTCATCTATTCATGTG TACCGCAGAATTTACTAAGGGAAGCAGACCCGAGCATATTCAGCTCCACGTCTTCGCCTTCTGTGGAAACTGAAAAAGGTGACGTCATTATGCAATTTGCTGTAGTTTCAGGTTTTCCTGTGGCATTTTTTCTTAGATTTTCTCCTCCTGCAGATCTGAAGGAACCTTCTCCCAAAGGTTCACCAAAGCCAGACACCTCAGGAGCTATGATGAGCAACTCTCTCCTAACTTATGCTTTCATCAAAG AGCATCCAGAGATGGCAGCGTTATTGTTCACGTCCAGCGTGTGTGTTGGTCTTCTGCTCACACTGTTGGCTCTGTCGGTCCGAGTTACCTGCCAGTGGCGCTCACCCCGAGACCACAGACTCACATCCAGATCTCACAGGCAGACCACCGGCTCCcaagaggatgatgatgatgaggatgatgatgaggatgaagaagaggaaagagaagATGATGAAGAGGGAACAGAGAGCTCTTTAATCTCTGCCATAGAGAGGAAGGCGATCCAAGGTTGGGAGGAGGTGACTTATGTGTGCGAGGCGGCGGAGCGGGCTGAGAGGATCGAGCGCAGAGAAATGATCATACAGGAGATTTGGATGAACGCTTATCTCAACGGCAGCTAA
- the cfap298 gene encoding cilia- and flagella-associated protein 298 yields the protein MVQLHVKRGDESQFLFNTTVDAPLETLIQQIAAIYNARLKVDRICSEISDLAEHGITLPVNMQGLTEEQVVELKLKDEWEDKCIPSGGAVFRKDKIGRRNGQAPNDKMKEVLIKTVDEAKAVISKNQVQANVCLTMEMIKEAQDQLRGAVMIVYPMGLPPHDPVRMELEDREDLSGTQASLQVITEDECQLWWAAKEMQRGKKLQDYIGKNEKTKLVVKIQKKGQGAPAREPLVTDEQHKQMMMHYYRRQEELKKLEEADDDSYLDSDWSDRQALKRQFQGLSNIKWGPR from the exons ATGGTGCAGCTGCATGTGAAACGCGGAGATGAAAGCCAGTTTCTGTTCAACACCACAGTGGACGCGCCTCTGGAGACTCTGATCCAGCAAATTGCAGCTATTTACAATGCGAGACTCAAAGTGGACAGAATATGTTCAG AGATCTCAGACCTGGCAGAACATGGAATCACACTGCCAGTCAACATGCAGGGGCTGACAGAGGAGCAGGTTGTGGAGCTGAAACTTAAAGATGAATGGGAGGATAAGTGCATACCCAGTGGAGGAGCGGTATTTAGGAAGGACAAAATTGGAAGGAGGAACGGACAAG CTCCAAATGACAAAATGAAAGAGGTCCTGATTAAAACAGTGGATGAGGCAAAGGCAGTCATCTCAAAG AATCAAGTACAAGCTAACGTTTGTCTCACAATGGAGATGATAAAAGAAGCCCAAGACCAGCTAAGGGGTGCAGTTATGATCGTATATCCAATGGGTCTGCCTCCTCATGACCCTGTCAGGATGGAGCTGGAGGACAGGGAAGACCTTTCAGGAACACAG GCATCCCTACAGGTGATCACTGAGGACGAGTGCCAGCTATGGTGGGCTGCCAAAGAGATGCAGAGAGGGAAGAAACTGCAGGACTACATCGGCAAAAATGAAAAGACAAAGCTTGTGGTCAAAATACAGAAG AAAGGCCAGGGGGCACCAGCGAGAGAACCTCTGGTCACAGATGAGCAGCACAAACAAATGATGATGCATTATTACAGGAGACAGGAGGAACTCAAG AAACTGGAAGAAGCTGACGATGATAGCTACCTTGACTCCGACTGGTCGGACAGACAAGCACTCAAAAGACAATTTCAAGGCCTATCAAACATCAAATGGGGACCGAGATAA